One segment of Tistrella mobilis DNA contains the following:
- a CDS encoding AAA family ATPase, translating into MTETTPRRPRIAVTGSAGTGKTTLVDALGRHFGLPVVPEHMRSRIEAGLDLHKLEWPQFRALIRELYDEHLAARDAAIAETGGAVTDRCPLDTLGFWLHYGFGSDEAETDALAADAVAQMAPLDLVVILPAGAIPFVADGVRSPNHWLQIKFQILIEGLLERFAPDVPVLRMPADVLDPQARIDAVLAALPEGVR; encoded by the coding sequence ATGACCGAGACCACGCCCCGGCGCCCGCGGATCGCCGTTACCGGCAGTGCCGGCACGGGCAAGACCACGCTGGTCGATGCGCTTGGCCGCCATTTCGGCCTGCCGGTGGTGCCCGAGCATATGCGCAGCCGGATCGAGGCCGGGCTCGACCTGCACAAGCTGGAATGGCCGCAATTCCGCGCGCTGATCCGCGAGCTTTACGACGAACATCTGGCGGCACGCGATGCCGCGATCGCCGAAACCGGCGGCGCCGTCACCGATCGCTGCCCGCTGGACACGCTGGGCTTCTGGCTGCATTACGGCTTCGGCTCCGACGAGGCGGAAACCGATGCGCTGGCGGCGGATGCCGTCGCCCAGATGGCGCCGCTCGATCTGGTGGTGATCCTGCCCGCGGGCGCCATACCCTTCGTCGCCGACGGCGTCCGCTCGCCCAATCACTGGCTGCAGATCAAGTTCCAGATCCTGATCGAGGGCCTGCTGGAACGCTTTGCCCCCGACGTGCCTGTGCTGCGCATGCCAGCCGACGTGCTCGACCCCCAGGCCCGCATCGACGCGGTGCTGGCGGCTCTGCCCGAAGGGGTGCGGTGA
- a CDS encoding thiamine pyrophosphate-binding protein — MTTRDAGTAAGANALPDGPITGGEALARMLLAHGIGPLFGMGGFQLLPFYDACRRLGLSHALINDERCGAFAADAYARVTGRVGVCDATLGPGATNLVTALVESYNAGVPIVAIVGDTHRDHSWKNMTQETRQLDILRPVVKEVIRVERTHRIPELVRRAFAVATSGRPGPVLLDVPEDVAHDEIVFQASDFYADPAAEAAPSLRCRPASADLARAADLLAKAERPVILAGGGVHLSQAAPALEAFAHAFGIPVAHTLSGKGAIACTDPLSLGIFGRYSRIANDVIETADVILAIGCKLGEIATKRYSVPPAGKTLIHLDILAEEFDRCYPATVRLWGDAREGIEALTEKLAPTAEAARAARAGYATEIGERMAKWRAEVAPKLSSDERPITMARLMTEVTKALPADGLLVADGGFAAHWGGLLFDTKRAGRGFVPDRGFASIGYGLPGAMGCALAAPGRPVMALTGDGGFNMTLGELETALRMNLAFTLIIVNNAASGYVKALQHLMYGTGNYQSSDLREMNYAKIAETMGARGIRVENPDDLPGALAAAMAERGRPTVLDVVVTRDPANMLPGVDSRAVKAKKGDRVA; from the coding sequence ATGACGACGCGCGACGCAGGCACCGCAGCCGGTGCCAATGCACTGCCCGACGGCCCGATCACCGGCGGTGAAGCGCTCGCCCGCATGCTGCTTGCCCATGGCATCGGCCCGCTCTTCGGCATGGGCGGCTTTCAGCTGCTGCCGTTCTACGATGCCTGCCGGCGGCTGGGCCTCTCGCATGCCCTGATCAATGACGAGCGCTGCGGCGCCTTCGCGGCCGACGCCTATGCCCGCGTCACCGGCCGGGTCGGCGTCTGCGATGCGACGCTCGGGCCGGGCGCCACCAATCTGGTGACGGCGCTGGTCGAGAGCTACAATGCCGGCGTGCCGATCGTCGCCATCGTCGGTGACACCCATCGCGACCACTCCTGGAAGAACATGACCCAGGAGACCCGCCAGCTCGACATTCTGCGGCCGGTGGTCAAGGAAGTGATCCGGGTGGAGCGCACCCACCGCATCCCCGAACTCGTCCGCCGCGCCTTCGCCGTCGCGACCTCGGGCCGCCCCGGCCCGGTGCTGCTCGACGTGCCGGAAGACGTCGCCCATGACGAGATCGTCTTCCAGGCCTCGGACTTCTATGCCGATCCGGCCGCCGAGGCGGCGCCCTCGCTGCGCTGCCGCCCGGCTTCGGCCGATCTGGCCCGTGCGGCCGATCTGCTGGCCAAGGCCGAGCGCCCGGTGATCCTGGCCGGCGGCGGCGTGCATCTGTCGCAGGCGGCACCGGCGCTGGAAGCCTTCGCCCATGCCTTCGGCATTCCGGTCGCCCACACGCTTTCGGGCAAGGGCGCGATCGCCTGCACCGATCCGCTGTCGCTCGGCATCTTCGGCCGCTACAGCCGCATCGCCAACGACGTGATCGAAACCGCCGACGTGATCCTCGCCATCGGCTGCAAGCTGGGCGAGATCGCGACCAAGCGCTACAGCGTGCCGCCCGCGGGCAAGACGCTGATCCATCTCGACATCCTGGCCGAGGAATTCGACCGCTGCTATCCCGCGACCGTCCGGCTCTGGGGCGATGCGCGCGAAGGCATCGAGGCGCTGACGGAAAAGCTCGCGCCCACCGCCGAGGCGGCCCGGGCGGCGCGTGCGGGCTATGCCACCGAAATCGGTGAGCGCATGGCCAAATGGCGGGCCGAGGTGGCGCCGAAGCTCAGCTCCGACGAGCGGCCGATCACCATGGCCCGGCTGATGACCGAGGTGACCAAGGCCCTGCCGGCCGATGGTCTGCTGGTCGCCGATGGCGGTTTCGCGGCCCATTGGGGTGGGCTCTTGTTCGACACCAAGCGTGCCGGTCGCGGCTTCGTGCCCGATCGCGGCTTCGCCTCGATCGGCTATGGCCTGCCCGGTGCGATGGGCTGCGCGCTGGCGGCCCCCGGCCGGCCGGTGATGGCGCTGACCGGTGACGGCGGCTTCAACATGACGCTGGGCGAGCTTGAGACCGCGCTGCGCATGAACCTCGCCTTCACCCTGATCATCGTCAACAACGCGGCGTCCGGCTATGTGAAGGCGCTGCAGCACCTGATGTACGGCACCGGCAATTACCAGTCGAGCGATCTGCGCGAGATGAACTACGCGAAGATCGCCGAGACCATGGGCGCCAGGGGCATCCGGGTCGAGAATCCGGACGATCTGCCGGGGGCATTGGCGGCGGCGATGGCCGAACGCGGCCGCCCGACGGTGCTCGACGTCGTGGTGACCCGCGATCCGGCCAATATGCTGCCGGGCGTCGACAGCCGGGCGGTGAAGGCGAAGAAGGGTGACCGCGTCGCCTGA
- a CDS encoding TRAP transporter large permease, whose product MTANVFLIGAFLLLLLLGTPIAVALGLSGVAGILTGLDQYALGTVGTNTYNSIAKYPLIAIPLFVLTGVIFERSGVARRLVEFAAYFVGPRRGGLAVVAILVCMIMGGMAGSGPADAAAVATVMIPSMRRVGYPAAFSASVIASAASTAILIPPSIALIVYGVMVPGTDIRALFAAGLIPGILSGLFIAIPTLIISRRQGFGAAEAGEQGPRRRFLDVFIQALPGLMAPVIILGGLRTGLFTPTETAVVAVFYGIFIGLFVYRELRFRDIYKALAESAETSAVIMLIIALAGIFAWAGGTLGAFDSAARGLLDLTDNGWVILGMIMVILLFAGMVLDGVSIYLITLPLIVPIAQTYDWNLTWLGVLMAMNIAIGQFTPPVAVNLIVTARIAKVPIEETVPWVIWMVLAMVLLLALLMAVPDLALWLPKTLGYVV is encoded by the coding sequence CTGACCGCAAACGTCTTCCTTATCGGCGCCTTTCTGCTGCTCCTGCTGCTGGGCACGCCGATCGCCGTGGCGCTCGGCCTCTCGGGGGTCGCCGGCATCCTGACCGGGCTCGACCAGTACGCGCTCGGCACCGTCGGTACCAATACCTATAACAGCATCGCGAAATACCCGCTGATCGCGATCCCGCTCTTCGTGCTGACGGGGGTGATCTTTGAACGCTCGGGCGTCGCCCGGCGCCTGGTCGAATTCGCCGCCTATTTCGTCGGCCCCCGCCGGGGGGGTCTCGCGGTCGTCGCCATTCTGGTCTGCATGATCATGGGCGGCATGGCGGGGTCGGGTCCCGCGGATGCGGCTGCGGTTGCGACGGTGATGATCCCCAGCATGCGGCGTGTCGGCTATCCGGCCGCCTTCTCGGCCAGTGTCATCGCATCTGCCGCCTCTACCGCCATCCTCATCCCGCCCTCGATCGCGCTGATCGTCTATGGCGTGATGGTGCCGGGAACCGATATCCGCGCGCTCTTCGCGGCCGGCCTGATCCCGGGCATCCTGTCGGGGCTGTTCATCGCCATCCCCACCCTGATCATCTCGCGCCGCCAGGGCTTCGGTGCCGCCGAAGCCGGCGAACAGGGGCCGCGCCGTCGCTTCCTGGACGTGTTCATCCAGGCGCTGCCGGGGCTGATGGCGCCGGTGATCATCCTGGGCGGCCTGCGCACCGGCCTGTTCACGCCCACCGAAACCGCGGTCGTCGCCGTGTTCTACGGCATCTTCATCGGCCTCTTCGTCTACCGGGAACTCAGGTTCCGCGACATCTACAAGGCGCTCGCCGAAAGTGCCGAAACCTCGGCGGTGATCATGCTGATCATCGCGCTGGCCGGCATCTTCGCCTGGGCCGGCGGCACGCTCGGCGCCTTCGACAGCGCAGCCCGCGGCCTGCTGGACCTCACCGACAACGGCTGGGTCATTCTGGGCATGATCATGGTGATCCTGCTCTTCGCCGGCATGGTGCTCGACGGGGTGTCGATCTATCTGATCACCCTGCCGCTGATCGTGCCGATCGCCCAGACCTATGACTGGAACCTCACCTGGCTGGGCGTGCTGATGGCGATGAACATCGCGATCGGCCAGTTCACGCCGCCGGTTGCCGTGAACCTGATCGTGACCGCCCGCATCGCCAAGGTGCCGATCGAAGAGACGGTGCCCTGGGTGATCTGGATGGTGCTGGCCATGGTGCTGCTGCTCGCCCTGCTGATGGCGGTGCCGGACCTCGCCCTCTGGCTGCCGAAGACCCTGGGCTACGTCGTCTGA
- a CDS encoding TRAP transporter small permease, whose translation MASSPEHDDVPEAVREVDRPVVSGRIEEFIAALAMAGICVISFGNVVVRYVTNASFAATEELSIFLLVVMTMVGASLAFIRGGHIRITAIVDRLPRRPRMGLIMVTHLLTMIMFALVAWYGWLLTLDEMEYGETSPALGYPSWIYTIWLPLVSIAIILRVIGRAHREWRAFRTHETAVDIATGDDVLPGDAADLTGPKRGTSL comes from the coding sequence GTGGCCTCCAGCCCCGAGCATGACGACGTGCCGGAAGCGGTCCGCGAGGTCGACCGCCCGGTCGTCAGCGGTCGTATCGAAGAATTCATTGCCGCCCTCGCGATGGCCGGAATCTGCGTGATCAGTTTCGGCAATGTCGTGGTGCGCTACGTCACCAACGCCTCGTTCGCCGCCACCGAGGAACTCTCGATCTTCCTGCTGGTGGTGATGACCATGGTGGGGGCCTCGCTCGCCTTCATCCGCGGCGGGCATATCCGGATCACCGCCATCGTCGACCGCCTGCCCCGCCGGCCGCGCATGGGCCTGATCATGGTCACCCATCTGCTGACCATGATCATGTTCGCCCTGGTCGCCTGGTATGGCTGGCTGCTGACCCTGGACGAGATGGAATACGGCGAAACCTCGCCGGCCCTGGGCTATCCGAGCTGGATCTACACCATCTGGCTGCCGCTGGTTTCGATCGCGATCATCCTGCGTGTCATCGGCCGTGCCCACAGGGAATGGCGGGCCTTCCGCACCCACGAGACCGCCGTCGACATCGCCACCGGCGATGATGTGCTGCCGGGGGATGCGGCGGATCTTACCGGGCCCAAGCGGGGGACGAGCCTCTGA
- a CDS encoding DctP family TRAP transporter solute-binding subunit yields the protein MMMRVFKATAGAVAAAALLATALSGAQAADYKEEYKVSTVVPAPFPWGLAAEKWVELVRERSDGRINMKVYPGAQLVSGDQTKEFSAMRQGIIDMAVGSTINWSPQVKELNIFSMPFLMPDHAAIDALTQGPVGKELFDIIEKRGVVPLGWAENGFRELTNSKRDIKTPADLNGLKIRVVGSPLYLDTFTALGANPTQMSWADAQPALATGAVDGQENPLSIFTVAKLQNVGQKHVTLWGYVADPLIFGVSKRVWDTFTPEDQDLLRKAAQDAGAYGIQVARKGITAQDDSTLKEIEGLGVTITRLSDAERQAFVDATRGVYEKWAKEIGPELVKTAEESVANRKK from the coding sequence ATGATGATGCGTGTCTTCAAGGCGACTGCCGGCGCGGTCGCGGCCGCGGCGCTGCTGGCCACGGCCCTGAGCGGTGCCCAGGCGGCCGACTACAAGGAAGAATACAAGGTCTCGACCGTCGTGCCGGCGCCGTTCCCGTGGGGCCTGGCCGCCGAGAAGTGGGTCGAGCTGGTCCGCGAGCGCTCGGACGGGCGGATCAACATGAAGGTCTATCCCGGCGCGCAGCTGGTCTCGGGCGACCAGACCAAGGAATTCTCGGCGATGCGCCAGGGCATCATCGACATGGCCGTCGGCTCGACCATCAACTGGTCGCCGCAGGTCAAGGAACTGAACATCTTCTCGATGCCGTTCCTGATGCCGGATCATGCCGCGATCGACGCCCTGACCCAGGGCCCGGTCGGCAAGGAGCTGTTCGACATCATCGAAAAGCGGGGCGTGGTGCCGCTCGGCTGGGCCGAAAACGGCTTCCGCGAGCTCACCAACTCCAAGCGTGACATCAAGACCCCGGCGGATCTGAACGGCCTGAAGATCCGCGTGGTCGGTTCGCCGCTCTATCTGGATACCTTCACCGCCCTGGGTGCCAACCCCACCCAGATGAGCTGGGCGGATGCCCAGCCGGCGCTGGCGACCGGCGCGGTCGACGGCCAGGAGAACCCGCTCAGCATCTTCACCGTCGCCAAGCTGCAGAATGTCGGCCAGAAGCACGTCACCCTCTGGGGCTATGTCGCCGATCCGCTGATCTTCGGCGTCAGCAAGCGGGTCTGGGACACCTTCACCCCTGAGGATCAGGACCTGCTGCGCAAGGCCGCCCAGGATGCCGGCGCCTATGGCATTCAGGTCGCCCGCAAGGGCATCACCGCCCAGGACGATTCGACCCTGAAAGAGATCGAGGGCCTGGGCGTGACCATCACCCGTCTGTCGGATGCCGAGCGTCAGGCCTTCGTCGACGCCACCCGCGGCGTCTACGAGAAGTGGGCGAAGGAGATCGGCCCCGAGCTGGTGAAGACGGCGGAAGAATCGGTCGCCAACCGCAAGAAGTGA
- a CDS encoding alpha-ketoacid dehydrogenase subunit beta, with the protein MADITYLEAGRLALAEEMDRDPLVWALGEDLGRGGVFKQYDGLQARFGANRIVDTPISESTIMGAAVGAAMSGTRPVVEMRFSDFALCAVDELVNQAAKARYMFGGQTRVPLVVREPIGMWRSSAAQHSQSLEAWYAHIPGLVVTVPATPADNYALLKAAIRSDDPVVHMEHKNLWALSGPAAESDAPAEFGRGIVRRAGTDITLVTWSATVWTALDAAAALGVEGINVEVIDLRTLWPWDRELVLESVSRTRRALVVHEAVQAGGFGAEIAATIAEELHHRLEGPVRRLGAPRAPVPYAPPMESELKITAGDVCKAVKVALGR; encoded by the coding sequence ATGGCCGACATCACCTATCTCGAAGCCGGCCGGCTGGCGCTTGCCGAGGAAATGGACCGCGACCCGCTGGTCTGGGCGCTGGGCGAGGATCTGGGCCGCGGCGGCGTGTTCAAGCAGTATGACGGTCTGCAGGCCCGTTTCGGCGCGAACCGCATCGTCGACACCCCGATTTCGGAATCGACCATCATGGGCGCTGCCGTCGGTGCTGCGATGAGCGGCACCCGGCCGGTGGTCGAGATGCGCTTTTCCGATTTCGCGCTCTGCGCCGTCGACGAGCTGGTCAATCAGGCGGCCAAGGCCCGCTACATGTTCGGCGGCCAGACCCGCGTGCCGCTGGTGGTGCGCGAGCCGATCGGCATGTGGCGGTCATCCGCCGCCCAGCACTCGCAGTCGCTGGAAGCCTGGTACGCCCATATCCCCGGCCTGGTGGTCACCGTGCCGGCGACGCCGGCCGACAACTATGCCCTGCTCAAGGCGGCGATCCGCTCCGACGATCCGGTCGTGCATATGGAGCACAAGAACCTCTGGGCGTTGAGCGGCCCCGCGGCGGAAAGCGATGCGCCGGCCGAATTCGGCCGGGGGATCGTGCGCCGGGCCGGCACCGACATCACCCTGGTGACCTGGTCGGCGACGGTCTGGACGGCACTGGATGCCGCCGCGGCGCTGGGGGTGGAGGGGATCAATGTCGAGGTGATCGACCTGCGCACCCTCTGGCCCTGGGATCGGGAGCTGGTGCTGGAAAGCGTGTCCCGCACCCGCCGCGCCCTGGTGGTGCACGAGGCGGTGCAGGCCGGCGGCTTCGGTGCCGAGATCGCGGCGACCATCGCCGAGGAACTGCATCACCGTCTGGAGGGGCCGGTCCGGCGCCTGGGCGCGCCGCGCGCACCGGTGCCCTATGCGCCGCCGATGGAATCCGAACTCAAGATTACCGCCGGCGATGTCTGCAAGGCGGTCAAGGTGGCCCTGGGGCGCTGA
- a CDS encoding thiamine pyrophosphate-dependent dehydrogenase E1 component subunit alpha, whose translation MTGGQHGAPAATASNHDIPRLKALHGLMARIRAFERAAETGQNRGLVLGAVHLSIGQEAVAAGVCAQLRRDDLLLSTHRGHGHTLAKGADARAMMLELLGKAGGTSDGRGGSMHIADFSVGMLGANGVVSANIPIAVGAAQAIRLKGGDQVVVCLFGDGAINRGPFMEGLNWAKVFNLPVLFVCEDNGWSATTRTSTLTAGEGAAARARSMDVTAIEIDGNDLVAVDEATRDAVARLRAGEGPILIHARTYRLLGHTASDPAGYRPAGEAEGRWSGDPMRRNRALLEAAGVPAAELDALEQAATDEMTAALDAAEAAPWAPAALALEDVQDAGAPARFWTREG comes from the coding sequence ATGACCGGCGGGCAGCACGGCGCCCCAGCGGCGACCGCGAGCAATCACGACATTCCGCGCCTCAAGGCGCTCCACGGGCTGATGGCCCGCATCCGCGCCTTCGAGCGCGCGGCCGAGACCGGGCAGAACCGCGGCCTGGTGCTGGGGGCGGTGCATCTGTCGATCGGCCAGGAGGCGGTGGCCGCGGGCGTCTGTGCGCAGCTGCGCCGCGACGACCTGCTGCTGTCCACCCATCGCGGCCATGGCCATACCCTGGCCAAGGGTGCCGATGCCCGCGCCATGATGCTGGAGCTGCTGGGCAAGGCCGGCGGCACTTCCGACGGCCGCGGCGGGTCGATGCACATCGCCGATTTCTCGGTCGGCATGCTGGGGGCGAATGGTGTCGTCTCCGCCAATATCCCGATCGCGGTGGGCGCCGCCCAGGCGATCCGGCTGAAGGGCGGTGATCAGGTCGTGGTCTGCCTGTTCGGCGACGGCGCGATCAATCGCGGCCCCTTCATGGAAGGTCTGAACTGGGCCAAGGTCTTCAACCTGCCGGTGCTGTTCGTGTGCGAGGACAATGGCTGGTCGGCGACCACCCGCACCTCGACCCTGACGGCCGGCGAAGGCGCCGCCGCCCGCGCCCGCTCCATGGACGTGACCGCGATCGAGATCGACGGCAACGATCTGGTGGCGGTGGACGAGGCGACCCGCGATGCCGTCGCCCGGCTGCGGGCCGGCGAGGGCCCGATCCTGATCCATGCCCGCACCTACCGGCTGCTGGGCCATACCGCTTCCGATCCGGCGGGTTATCGCCCGGCGGGCGAGGCCGAAGGCCGCTGGTCCGGCGATCCGATGCGGCGCAACCGCGCCCTGCTGGAAGCCGCAGGCGTGCCCGCGGCCGAACTCGACGCGCTGGAACAGGCGGCGACCGACGAGATGACCGCAGCGCTGGATGCGGCCGAGGCGGCCCCCTGGGCACCCGCGGCGCTGGCGCTCGAGGATGTGCAGGATGCCGGTGCGCCGGCGCGCTTCTGGACCCGGGAAGGCTGA